A genomic segment from Canis lupus baileyi chromosome 13, mCanLup2.hap1, whole genome shotgun sequence encodes:
- the MAP7D1 gene encoding MAP7 domain-containing protein 1 isoform X4, giving the protein MESGPPAEPRAGAPPAVAARTPPEPRPSPEGDPSPPPPPPPPMSALVPDTPPDTPPAMKNASSSKQLPLEPESPPRPVGPGSASQQEESPFSEGKIRGPTPPATGPRDARPPRRSSQPAPTVMQASDSPPTKQDVKKAGERHKLAKERREERAKYLAAKKAVWLEKEEKAKALREKQLQERRRRLEEQRLKAEQRRAALEERQRQKLEKNKERYEAAIQRSVKKTWAEIRQQRWSWAGALHHGSPGRGSRCSVSAVNLPKHVDSIINKRLSKSSATLWNSPSRNRSLQLSAWESSIVDRLMTPTLSFLARSRSAVTLPRNGRDQAVPVCPRSASASPLTPPSSAPRSAHRCGPTGERGERRKPSAGGSPAVARRRPEASPVQKKEKKDKERENEKEKSALARERSLKKRQSLPASPRPRLSVGNAAELSPKAKARPSSPSTSWHRPASPCPSPGPGHALPPKPPSPRGTTVSPKGRVRRKDEAKESLSAPGVVDKNQSKSKSSEEKEPAAPASPAPSPVPSPTPAQPQKEQPTAIPADTAVLTSPPAPAPPTTPSKPMAGTTDREEATRLLAEKRRQAREQREREEQERRLQAERDKRLREEQLAREAEARAEREAEARRREEQEAREKAQAEQEEQERLQKQKEEAEARSREEAERQRLEREKHFQREEQERQERKKRLEEIMKRTRKSEAAETKKPDRKETTKANNFGPDPVKAREVRPLGLQKEAVQKEDPAAQEPQWSLPSKEPPGSLVNGLQPLPAHQENGFSPKGPSGDKSLGRTPEALLPFAEAEAFLKKAVVQPPQVTEVL; this is encoded by the exons CGGTGGCAGCCAGGACCCCCCCAGAGCCCAGACCTTCTCCAGAAGGGgacccctccccgccgccgccaccaccacctccGATGTCAGCCCTGGTCCCTGACACTCCCCCAGACACCCCTCCAGCCATGAAGAATGCCTCTAGTTCTAAGCAGCTCCCGCTGGAACCAGAGAGCCCCCCAAGGCCCGTTGGGCCTGGATCAGCCTCCCAGCAGGAAGAGTCCCCTTTCTCAGAAGGGAAGATCAGGGGACCCACCCCACCAGCCACAGGCCCACGGGATGCCAGGCCTCCCCGAAGGAGCAGCCAACCAGCCCCGACAGTGATGCAAGCGTCAGACAGCCCTCCCACCAAGCAAG ATGTaaagaaagcaggagagagaCACAAGCTGGCAAAGGAGCGGCGAGAAGAACGAGCCAAGTACCTGG CGGCCAAGAAAGCTGTGTggctggagaaggaggagaaggccAAGGCGCTGCGGGAGAAGCAGCTGCAGGAGCGCCGGCGGCGGCTGGAGGAGCAGAGGCTTAAGGCAGAGCAGCGCCGGGCGGCCCTGGAGGAGCGACAGCGGCAGAAGCTGGAGAAGAACAAG GAGCGCTATGAAGCCGCCATCCAGCGGTCAGTGAAGAAGACGTGGGCCGAAATCCGGCAGCAGCGCTGGTCCTGGGCAGGAGCCCTGCACCACGGCTCCCCCGGAC GTGGGAGCAGGTGCTCCGTGTCGGCAGTAAACCTGCCTAAACACGTGGACTCTATAATCAACAAGCGGCTCTCAAAGTCCTCTGCCACGCTCTGGAACTCCCCCAGTAGAA ATCGCAGCCTGCAGCTGAGCGCGTGGGAGAGCAGCATCGTGGACCGGCTGATGACACCCACCCTCTCCTTCCTGGCACGGAGTCGTAGTGCGGTCACGCTGCCCCGCAACGGCCGGGACCAGG CCGTGCCCGTGTGCCCGCGCTCGGCCTCCGCCAGCCCCCTGACGCCGCCGAGCAGCGCCCCCCGAAGCGCGCACCGCTGTGGCCCCACCGGGGAGCGTGGGGAGCGCCGCAAGCCCAGCGCGGGGGGCAGCCCCGCCGTGGCCCGCCGCCGGCCTGAGGCCTCCCCG GtgcagaaaaaggagaagaaggacaAGGAGCGGGAAAATGAGAAGGAGAAGAGTGCCCTGGCCCGGGAGCGCAGCCTCAAGAAGCGCCAGTCACTGCCCGCCTCTCCGCGCCCACGCCTGTCCGTGGGCAACGCCGCCGAGCTCAG tCCCAAAGCCAAGGCCCGGCCATCCTCTCCCTCCACGTCCTGGCacaggcctgcctctccctgccccagcccagggcctggccacgCTCTACCCCCCAAACCGCCATCTCCTCGGGGCACCACTGTGTCACCCAAGGGGCGGGTGCGGAGGAAGGACGAGGCCAAGGAGAGCCTCAGTGCCCCAGGCGTGGTGGACAAGAAccagagcaagagcaagagcagTGAGGAGAAGGAGCCAGCAGCCCCGGCCTCGCCAGCACCCTCGCCAGTGCCCTCGCCCACGCCCGCTCAGCCCCAGAAGGAGCAGCCCACGGCCATCCCTGCAG ACACTGCGGTCCTGACCTCGCCCCCAGCCCCTGCGCCCCCCACGACTCCCAGCAAGCCCATGGCAGGCACCACCGACCGAGAGGAGGCCACTCGGCTCCTGGCCGAGAAGCGGCGCCAAGCCCGGGAGCAGCGTGAGCGCGAGGAGCAGGAGCGGAGGCTGCAAGCGGAGCGGGACAA GCGCTTGCGAGAGGAGCAGCTGGCGCGGGAGGCCGAGGCTCGGGCCGAGAGGGAGGCGGAGGCCCGGCGGCGGGAGGAGCAGGAGGCCCGCGAGAAGGCGCAGGCAGAGCAAGAGGAGCAGGAGCGGCTGCAGAAGCAG AAAGAAGAGGCCGAAGCTCGGTCCCGGGAGGAAGCGGAGAGGCAGCGCCTGGAGCGGGAAAAGCACTTCCAGCGGGAGGAGCAGGAGCGGCAGGAGCGCAAAAAG CGCCTGGAGGAGATCATGAAGAGGACTCGCAAGTCAGAGGCTGCTGAAACCAAG AAGCCGGACAGAAAGGAGACAACGAAAGCCAACAACTTCGGCCCAG ACCCTGTGAAAGCCAGGGAGGTTCGGCCCTTGGGGCTACAGAAGGAGGCAGTGCAGAAAGAGGACCCGGCCGCCCAGGAGCCTCAGTGGAG CCTGCCCAGCAAGGAGCCGCCAGGGTCCCTGGTGAATGGCCTGCAGCCTCTCCCTGCACACCAGGAGAATGGCTTCTCCCCTAAGGGGCCCTCTGGGGACAAGAGTCTGGGCCGAACGCCAGAGGCACTCCTGCCCTTCGCAGAGGCAGAGGCCTTCCTCAAGAAAGCTGTGGTGCAACCCCCACAGGTCACAG AAGTCCTTTAA
- the MAP7D1 gene encoding MAP7 domain-containing protein 1 isoform X3, with protein sequence MESGPPAEPRAGAPPAVAARTPPEPRPSPEGDPSPPPPPPPPMSALVPDTPPDTPPAMKNASSSKQLPLEPESPPRPVGPGSASQQEESPFSEGKIRGPTPPATGPRDARPPRRSSQPAPTVMQASDSPPTKQDVKKAGERHKLAKERREERAKYLAAKKAVWLEKEEKAKALREKQLQERRRRLEEQRLKAEQRRAALEERQRQKLEKNKERYEAAIQRSVKKTWAEIRQQRWSWAGALHHGSPGRKTSGSRCSVSAVNLPKHVDSIINKRLSKSSATLWNSPSRNRSLQLSAWESSIVDRLMTPTLSFLARSRSAVTLPRNGRDQAVPVCPRSASASPLTPPSSAPRSAHRCGPTGERGERRKPSAGGSPAVARRRPEASPVQKKEKKDKERENEKEKSALARERSLKKRQSLPASPRPRLSVGNAAELSPKAKARPSSPSTSWHRPASPCPSPGPGHALPPKPPSPRGTTVSPKGRVRRKDEAKESLSAPGVVDKNQSKSKSSEEKEPAAPASPAPSPVPSPTPAQPQKEQPTAIPADTAVLTSPPAPAPPTTPSKPMAGTTDREEATRLLAEKRRQAREQREREEQERRLQAERDKRLREEQLAREAEARAEREAEARRREEQEAREKAQAEQEEQERLQKQKEEAEARSREEAERQRLEREKHFQREEQERQERKKRLEEIMKRTRKSEAAETKKPDRKETTKANNFGPDPVKAREVRPLGLQKEAVQKEDPAAQEPQWSLPSKEPPGSLVNGLQPLPAHQENGFSPKGPSGDKSLGRTPEALLPFAEAEAFLKKAVVQPPQVTEVL encoded by the exons CGGTGGCAGCCAGGACCCCCCCAGAGCCCAGACCTTCTCCAGAAGGGgacccctccccgccgccgccaccaccacctccGATGTCAGCCCTGGTCCCTGACACTCCCCCAGACACCCCTCCAGCCATGAAGAATGCCTCTAGTTCTAAGCAGCTCCCGCTGGAACCAGAGAGCCCCCCAAGGCCCGTTGGGCCTGGATCAGCCTCCCAGCAGGAAGAGTCCCCTTTCTCAGAAGGGAAGATCAGGGGACCCACCCCACCAGCCACAGGCCCACGGGATGCCAGGCCTCCCCGAAGGAGCAGCCAACCAGCCCCGACAGTGATGCAAGCGTCAGACAGCCCTCCCACCAAGCAAG ATGTaaagaaagcaggagagagaCACAAGCTGGCAAAGGAGCGGCGAGAAGAACGAGCCAAGTACCTGG CGGCCAAGAAAGCTGTGTggctggagaaggaggagaaggccAAGGCGCTGCGGGAGAAGCAGCTGCAGGAGCGCCGGCGGCGGCTGGAGGAGCAGAGGCTTAAGGCAGAGCAGCGCCGGGCGGCCCTGGAGGAGCGACAGCGGCAGAAGCTGGAGAAGAACAAG GAGCGCTATGAAGCCGCCATCCAGCGGTCAGTGAAGAAGACGTGGGCCGAAATCCGGCAGCAGCGCTGGTCCTGGGCAGGAGCCCTGCACCACGGCTCCCCCGGACGTAAGACCA GTGGGAGCAGGTGCTCCGTGTCGGCAGTAAACCTGCCTAAACACGTGGACTCTATAATCAACAAGCGGCTCTCAAAGTCCTCTGCCACGCTCTGGAACTCCCCCAGTAGAA ATCGCAGCCTGCAGCTGAGCGCGTGGGAGAGCAGCATCGTGGACCGGCTGATGACACCCACCCTCTCCTTCCTGGCACGGAGTCGTAGTGCGGTCACGCTGCCCCGCAACGGCCGGGACCAGG CCGTGCCCGTGTGCCCGCGCTCGGCCTCCGCCAGCCCCCTGACGCCGCCGAGCAGCGCCCCCCGAAGCGCGCACCGCTGTGGCCCCACCGGGGAGCGTGGGGAGCGCCGCAAGCCCAGCGCGGGGGGCAGCCCCGCCGTGGCCCGCCGCCGGCCTGAGGCCTCCCCG GtgcagaaaaaggagaagaaggacaAGGAGCGGGAAAATGAGAAGGAGAAGAGTGCCCTGGCCCGGGAGCGCAGCCTCAAGAAGCGCCAGTCACTGCCCGCCTCTCCGCGCCCACGCCTGTCCGTGGGCAACGCCGCCGAGCTCAG tCCCAAAGCCAAGGCCCGGCCATCCTCTCCCTCCACGTCCTGGCacaggcctgcctctccctgccccagcccagggcctggccacgCTCTACCCCCCAAACCGCCATCTCCTCGGGGCACCACTGTGTCACCCAAGGGGCGGGTGCGGAGGAAGGACGAGGCCAAGGAGAGCCTCAGTGCCCCAGGCGTGGTGGACAAGAAccagagcaagagcaagagcagTGAGGAGAAGGAGCCAGCAGCCCCGGCCTCGCCAGCACCCTCGCCAGTGCCCTCGCCCACGCCCGCTCAGCCCCAGAAGGAGCAGCCCACGGCCATCCCTGCAG ACACTGCGGTCCTGACCTCGCCCCCAGCCCCTGCGCCCCCCACGACTCCCAGCAAGCCCATGGCAGGCACCACCGACCGAGAGGAGGCCACTCGGCTCCTGGCCGAGAAGCGGCGCCAAGCCCGGGAGCAGCGTGAGCGCGAGGAGCAGGAGCGGAGGCTGCAAGCGGAGCGGGACAA GCGCTTGCGAGAGGAGCAGCTGGCGCGGGAGGCCGAGGCTCGGGCCGAGAGGGAGGCGGAGGCCCGGCGGCGGGAGGAGCAGGAGGCCCGCGAGAAGGCGCAGGCAGAGCAAGAGGAGCAGGAGCGGCTGCAGAAGCAG AAAGAAGAGGCCGAAGCTCGGTCCCGGGAGGAAGCGGAGAGGCAGCGCCTGGAGCGGGAAAAGCACTTCCAGCGGGAGGAGCAGGAGCGGCAGGAGCGCAAAAAG CGCCTGGAGGAGATCATGAAGAGGACTCGCAAGTCAGAGGCTGCTGAAACCAAG AAGCCGGACAGAAAGGAGACAACGAAAGCCAACAACTTCGGCCCAG ACCCTGTGAAAGCCAGGGAGGTTCGGCCCTTGGGGCTACAGAAGGAGGCAGTGCAGAAAGAGGACCCGGCCGCCCAGGAGCCTCAGTGGAG CCTGCCCAGCAAGGAGCCGCCAGGGTCCCTGGTGAATGGCCTGCAGCCTCTCCCTGCACACCAGGAGAATGGCTTCTCCCCTAAGGGGCCCTCTGGGGACAAGAGTCTGGGCCGAACGCCAGAGGCACTCCTGCCCTTCGCAGAGGCAGAGGCCTTCCTCAAGAAAGCTGTGGTGCAACCCCCACAGGTCACAG AAGTCCTTTAA
- the MAP7D1 gene encoding MAP7 domain-containing protein 1 isoform X7 yields MESGPPAEPRAGAPPAVAARTPPEPRPSPEGDPSPPPPPPPPMSALVPDTPPDTPPAMKNASSSKQLPLEPESPPRPVGPGSASQQEESPFSEGKIRGPTPPATGPRDARPPRRSSQPAPTVMQASDSPPTKQDVKKAGERHKLAKERREERAKYLAAKKAVWLEKEEKAKALREKQLQERRRRLEEQRLKAEQRRAALEERQRQKLEKNKERYEAAIQRSVKKTWAEIRQQRWSWAGALHHGSPGHRSLQLSAWESSIVDRLMTPTLSFLARSRSAVTLPRNGRDQAVPVCPRSASASPLTPPSSAPRSAHRCGPTGERGERRKPSAGGSPAVARRRPEASPVQKKEKKDKERENEKEKSALARERSLKKRQSLPASPRPRLSVGNAAELSPKAKARPSSPSTSWHRPASPCPSPGPGHALPPKPPSPRGTTVSPKGRVRRKDEAKESLSAPGVVDKNQSKSKSSEEKEPAAPASPAPSPVPSPTPAQPQKEQPTAIPADTAVLTSPPAPAPPTTPSKPMAGTTDREEATRLLAEKRRQAREQREREEQERRLQAERDKRLREEQLAREAEARAEREAEARRREEQEAREKAQAEQEEQERLQKQKEEAEARSREEAERQRLEREKHFQREEQERQERKKRLEEIMKRTRKSEAAETKKPDRKETTKANNFGPDPVKAREVRPLGLQKEAVQKEDPAAQEPQWSLPSKEPPGSLVNGLQPLPAHQENGFSPKGPSGDKSLGRTPEALLPFAEAEAFLKKAVVQPPQVTEVL; encoded by the exons CGGTGGCAGCCAGGACCCCCCCAGAGCCCAGACCTTCTCCAGAAGGGgacccctccccgccgccgccaccaccacctccGATGTCAGCCCTGGTCCCTGACACTCCCCCAGACACCCCTCCAGCCATGAAGAATGCCTCTAGTTCTAAGCAGCTCCCGCTGGAACCAGAGAGCCCCCCAAGGCCCGTTGGGCCTGGATCAGCCTCCCAGCAGGAAGAGTCCCCTTTCTCAGAAGGGAAGATCAGGGGACCCACCCCACCAGCCACAGGCCCACGGGATGCCAGGCCTCCCCGAAGGAGCAGCCAACCAGCCCCGACAGTGATGCAAGCGTCAGACAGCCCTCCCACCAAGCAAG ATGTaaagaaagcaggagagagaCACAAGCTGGCAAAGGAGCGGCGAGAAGAACGAGCCAAGTACCTGG CGGCCAAGAAAGCTGTGTggctggagaaggaggagaaggccAAGGCGCTGCGGGAGAAGCAGCTGCAGGAGCGCCGGCGGCGGCTGGAGGAGCAGAGGCTTAAGGCAGAGCAGCGCCGGGCGGCCCTGGAGGAGCGACAGCGGCAGAAGCTGGAGAAGAACAAG GAGCGCTATGAAGCCGCCATCCAGCGGTCAGTGAAGAAGACGTGGGCCGAAATCCGGCAGCAGCGCTGGTCCTGGGCAGGAGCCCTGCACCACGGCTCCCCCGGAC ATCGCAGCCTGCAGCTGAGCGCGTGGGAGAGCAGCATCGTGGACCGGCTGATGACACCCACCCTCTCCTTCCTGGCACGGAGTCGTAGTGCGGTCACGCTGCCCCGCAACGGCCGGGACCAGG CCGTGCCCGTGTGCCCGCGCTCGGCCTCCGCCAGCCCCCTGACGCCGCCGAGCAGCGCCCCCCGAAGCGCGCACCGCTGTGGCCCCACCGGGGAGCGTGGGGAGCGCCGCAAGCCCAGCGCGGGGGGCAGCCCCGCCGTGGCCCGCCGCCGGCCTGAGGCCTCCCCG GtgcagaaaaaggagaagaaggacaAGGAGCGGGAAAATGAGAAGGAGAAGAGTGCCCTGGCCCGGGAGCGCAGCCTCAAGAAGCGCCAGTCACTGCCCGCCTCTCCGCGCCCACGCCTGTCCGTGGGCAACGCCGCCGAGCTCAG tCCCAAAGCCAAGGCCCGGCCATCCTCTCCCTCCACGTCCTGGCacaggcctgcctctccctgccccagcccagggcctggccacgCTCTACCCCCCAAACCGCCATCTCCTCGGGGCACCACTGTGTCACCCAAGGGGCGGGTGCGGAGGAAGGACGAGGCCAAGGAGAGCCTCAGTGCCCCAGGCGTGGTGGACAAGAAccagagcaagagcaagagcagTGAGGAGAAGGAGCCAGCAGCCCCGGCCTCGCCAGCACCCTCGCCAGTGCCCTCGCCCACGCCCGCTCAGCCCCAGAAGGAGCAGCCCACGGCCATCCCTGCAG ACACTGCGGTCCTGACCTCGCCCCCAGCCCCTGCGCCCCCCACGACTCCCAGCAAGCCCATGGCAGGCACCACCGACCGAGAGGAGGCCACTCGGCTCCTGGCCGAGAAGCGGCGCCAAGCCCGGGAGCAGCGTGAGCGCGAGGAGCAGGAGCGGAGGCTGCAAGCGGAGCGGGACAA GCGCTTGCGAGAGGAGCAGCTGGCGCGGGAGGCCGAGGCTCGGGCCGAGAGGGAGGCGGAGGCCCGGCGGCGGGAGGAGCAGGAGGCCCGCGAGAAGGCGCAGGCAGAGCAAGAGGAGCAGGAGCGGCTGCAGAAGCAG AAAGAAGAGGCCGAAGCTCGGTCCCGGGAGGAAGCGGAGAGGCAGCGCCTGGAGCGGGAAAAGCACTTCCAGCGGGAGGAGCAGGAGCGGCAGGAGCGCAAAAAG CGCCTGGAGGAGATCATGAAGAGGACTCGCAAGTCAGAGGCTGCTGAAACCAAG AAGCCGGACAGAAAGGAGACAACGAAAGCCAACAACTTCGGCCCAG ACCCTGTGAAAGCCAGGGAGGTTCGGCCCTTGGGGCTACAGAAGGAGGCAGTGCAGAAAGAGGACCCGGCCGCCCAGGAGCCTCAGTGGAG CCTGCCCAGCAAGGAGCCGCCAGGGTCCCTGGTGAATGGCCTGCAGCCTCTCCCTGCACACCAGGAGAATGGCTTCTCCCCTAAGGGGCCCTCTGGGGACAAGAGTCTGGGCCGAACGCCAGAGGCACTCCTGCCCTTCGCAGAGGCAGAGGCCTTCCTCAAGAAAGCTGTGGTGCAACCCCCACAGGTCACAG AAGTCCTTTAA
- the MAP7D1 gene encoding MAP7 domain-containing protein 1 isoform X2, with protein sequence MCTVAARTPPEPRPSPEGDPSPPPPPPPPMSALVPDTPPDTPPAMKNASSSKQLPLEPESPPRPVGPGSASQQEESPFSEGKIRGPTPPATGPRDARPPRRSSQPAPTVMQASDSPPTKQDVKKAGERHKLAKERREERAKYLAAKKAVWLEKEEKAKALREKQLQERRRRLEEQRLKAEQRRAALEERQRQKLEKNKERYEAAIQRSVKKTWAEIRQQRWSWAGALHHGSPGRKTSGSRCSVSAVNLPKHVDSIINKRLSKSSATLWNSPSRNRSLQLSAWESSIVDRLMTPTLSFLARSRSAVTLPRNGRDQGRGSGPGRAPTRGGTGASLARGPHPDRTHPSAAVPVCPRSASASPLTPPSSAPRSAHRCGPTGERGERRKPSAGGSPAVARRRPEASPVQKKEKKDKERENEKEKSALARERSLKKRQSLPASPRPRLSVGNAAELSPKAKARPSSPSTSWHRPASPCPSPGPGHALPPKPPSPRGTTVSPKGRVRRKDEAKESLSAPGVVDKNQSKSKSSEEKEPAAPASPAPSPVPSPTPAQPQKEQPTAIPADTAVLTSPPAPAPPTTPSKPMAGTTDREEATRLLAEKRRQAREQREREEQERRLQAERDKRLREEQLAREAEARAEREAEARRREEQEAREKAQAEQEEQERLQKQKEEAEARSREEAERQRLEREKHFQREEQERQERKKRLEEIMKRTRKSEAAETKKPDRKETTKANNFGPDPVKAREVRPLGLQKEAVQKEDPAAQEPQWSLPSKEPPGSLVNGLQPLPAHQENGFSPKGPSGDKSLGRTPEALLPFAEAEAFLKKAVVQPPQVTEVL encoded by the exons CGGTGGCAGCCAGGACCCCCCCAGAGCCCAGACCTTCTCCAGAAGGGgacccctccccgccgccgccaccaccacctccGATGTCAGCCCTGGTCCCTGACACTCCCCCAGACACCCCTCCAGCCATGAAGAATGCCTCTAGTTCTAAGCAGCTCCCGCTGGAACCAGAGAGCCCCCCAAGGCCCGTTGGGCCTGGATCAGCCTCCCAGCAGGAAGAGTCCCCTTTCTCAGAAGGGAAGATCAGGGGACCCACCCCACCAGCCACAGGCCCACGGGATGCCAGGCCTCCCCGAAGGAGCAGCCAACCAGCCCCGACAGTGATGCAAGCGTCAGACAGCCCTCCCACCAAGCAAG ATGTaaagaaagcaggagagagaCACAAGCTGGCAAAGGAGCGGCGAGAAGAACGAGCCAAGTACCTGG CGGCCAAGAAAGCTGTGTggctggagaaggaggagaaggccAAGGCGCTGCGGGAGAAGCAGCTGCAGGAGCGCCGGCGGCGGCTGGAGGAGCAGAGGCTTAAGGCAGAGCAGCGCCGGGCGGCCCTGGAGGAGCGACAGCGGCAGAAGCTGGAGAAGAACAAG GAGCGCTATGAAGCCGCCATCCAGCGGTCAGTGAAGAAGACGTGGGCCGAAATCCGGCAGCAGCGCTGGTCCTGGGCAGGAGCCCTGCACCACGGCTCCCCCGGACGTAAGACCA GTGGGAGCAGGTGCTCCGTGTCGGCAGTAAACCTGCCTAAACACGTGGACTCTATAATCAACAAGCGGCTCTCAAAGTCCTCTGCCACGCTCTGGAACTCCCCCAGTAGAA ATCGCAGCCTGCAGCTGAGCGCGTGGGAGAGCAGCATCGTGGACCGGCTGATGACACCCACCCTCTCCTTCCTGGCACGGAGTCGTAGTGCGGTCACGCTGCCCCGCAACGGCCGGGACCAGGGTAGGGGCAGCGGCCCTGGGAGAGCCCCCACGCGGGGCGGGACAGGGGCCAGCCTCGCTCGCGGGCCGCACCCCGACCGCACTCATCCCTCTGCAGCCGTGCCCGTGTGCCCGCGCTCGGCCTCCGCCAGCCCCCTGACGCCGCCGAGCAGCGCCCCCCGAAGCGCGCACCGCTGTGGCCCCACCGGGGAGCGTGGGGAGCGCCGCAAGCCCAGCGCGGGGGGCAGCCCCGCCGTGGCCCGCCGCCGGCCTGAGGCCTCCCCG GtgcagaaaaaggagaagaaggacaAGGAGCGGGAAAATGAGAAGGAGAAGAGTGCCCTGGCCCGGGAGCGCAGCCTCAAGAAGCGCCAGTCACTGCCCGCCTCTCCGCGCCCACGCCTGTCCGTGGGCAACGCCGCCGAGCTCAG tCCCAAAGCCAAGGCCCGGCCATCCTCTCCCTCCACGTCCTGGCacaggcctgcctctccctgccccagcccagggcctggccacgCTCTACCCCCCAAACCGCCATCTCCTCGGGGCACCACTGTGTCACCCAAGGGGCGGGTGCGGAGGAAGGACGAGGCCAAGGAGAGCCTCAGTGCCCCAGGCGTGGTGGACAAGAAccagagcaagagcaagagcagTGAGGAGAAGGAGCCAGCAGCCCCGGCCTCGCCAGCACCCTCGCCAGTGCCCTCGCCCACGCCCGCTCAGCCCCAGAAGGAGCAGCCCACGGCCATCCCTGCAG ACACTGCGGTCCTGACCTCGCCCCCAGCCCCTGCGCCCCCCACGACTCCCAGCAAGCCCATGGCAGGCACCACCGACCGAGAGGAGGCCACTCGGCTCCTGGCCGAGAAGCGGCGCCAAGCCCGGGAGCAGCGTGAGCGCGAGGAGCAGGAGCGGAGGCTGCAAGCGGAGCGGGACAA GCGCTTGCGAGAGGAGCAGCTGGCGCGGGAGGCCGAGGCTCGGGCCGAGAGGGAGGCGGAGGCCCGGCGGCGGGAGGAGCAGGAGGCCCGCGAGAAGGCGCAGGCAGAGCAAGAGGAGCAGGAGCGGCTGCAGAAGCAG AAAGAAGAGGCCGAAGCTCGGTCCCGGGAGGAAGCGGAGAGGCAGCGCCTGGAGCGGGAAAAGCACTTCCAGCGGGAGGAGCAGGAGCGGCAGGAGCGCAAAAAG CGCCTGGAGGAGATCATGAAGAGGACTCGCAAGTCAGAGGCTGCTGAAACCAAG AAGCCGGACAGAAAGGAGACAACGAAAGCCAACAACTTCGGCCCAG ACCCTGTGAAAGCCAGGGAGGTTCGGCCCTTGGGGCTACAGAAGGAGGCAGTGCAGAAAGAGGACCCGGCCGCCCAGGAGCCTCAGTGGAG CCTGCCCAGCAAGGAGCCGCCAGGGTCCCTGGTGAATGGCCTGCAGCCTCTCCCTGCACACCAGGAGAATGGCTTCTCCCCTAAGGGGCCCTCTGGGGACAAGAGTCTGGGCCGAACGCCAGAGGCACTCCTGCCCTTCGCAGAGGCAGAGGCCTTCCTCAAGAAAGCTGTGGTGCAACCCCCACAGGTCACAG AAGTCCTTTAA